The following nucleotide sequence is from Centropristis striata isolate RG_2023a ecotype Rhode Island chromosome 7, C.striata_1.0, whole genome shotgun sequence.
GTTGCTCAGATTTGTTTGTCCTGCGTTTACAGAAGTCTTACAGCTCTCCATCTGATGTTTAAATCTCATAATAgtagatatattatatatatagagGATTTTTACACCAAATTGATCCTGACATGTAAACAGGTAACAAATGCAGTAGATGAGATGCATGCACAGAAGTAGGCTGATGGATGGTTTTATGTGTGCAAAATGACATACAAAACAACTCACTTTTCAGTCCATTGACTTATATTGCATAACACAAAACTCCACACATGTAAGACAAAAACCCTTAAGTGATTTTCTCAAGATTGTAATTACAGTTGGCTTGTAATTATTAATTTGGACAACCAAAATATGATTCCATTAAATGGCCTCCTCCAGCTCAAATGATCAGTAGATTAATCAATTTGTCATTTGTGGGCCACAAAATTCTCTTCCCCAGCTTCTTGGTTGTGAGggttttttggtttcatttgtCTATTTGATTGTAAACTaaacttcttttttaatttgatgtcACCTTGTGCTTACAGGGACTGTGATGGGCATttactcttttttcttttgggtGAATTGTTCAATAGTTCATGTAATGAAGGTAATCGCTGTGTGCACTGTGATTTTTCTTCAGGAGATGACAACCAAACACCACTGACATACCAGGTTGGAGACACATGTAAGTTGTTCACCGTTCTGTCTGTCCCTCCATACAAAGGCCAAGTTCAAACTCGTAAGGGTTGTGAAGAATGTTTTGAACAAGATTTCTTGTTGCTCTTCAGACAGCAATGTGGTTCCCCAAGGATGCCATGTTTACCCATTCACCTTTCAGATCCCTTCCCAGTAAGTAAACATTCTTTTAATGAAACCATAATGGACCTTTTCTTACACAATACATTGAAAATGTCCAGTCAACTTGTCATGTCTGCTCTTGTGCTTCAGGAATACTCCCTCGTCCTTTAAGGGCTCTGATGGTAAAATTGTGTACCTGCTGGAATCAAAGCTGAGCAGATCAATGAGAATGGTCACAAAAGATTCAACTAAGATCAACTTTGTTGGAAAGACAGACCTGAACAGTTACCCTGGCCTAATGGTTTGTTCTAATAAGTCTTCATTCCACCCTTGTTGTATCTGAAAGGAAGTGTATTGACTCCGGCTCCATAGTGTATTCAccatattatttaatatttattctaGCAGAACACCTGTTGAATTGGCTCCAATAGCACAGCTTTTGTTGTGCCAGCAGGCAGTGGATGTGGACATTTGAGACACTAGAATGAAAGCTAaaaggtgtttgtttttttaactttttgtatTCATCAACCTGGTCTTCTTCTTTCAGACACCGCAGCACAAGACACAGGATAAGAAAATGAAATTTTTCACCTCAGGAACTGTATCCATGGATGTGAATCTTGAAAAATCAGCTTTCTTCCAAGGTCAGAGCCCCAAAAGTAACAATAACACTTGTTTGTCTCATGTCAGCGGCTGTTTTGACATTTCTGGTCTGTTTCTTTTCAGGTGAGGGATTAAAGGTTACGGCGTACATTCAGAACAACTCGTCTCGTGAGATCAAGCCAAAGTACAGCGTGCACAGCATGCACAGCTTCTTTGCACAAGGGAGGAGAAGATTCTCTATGAAGGACATCTTTAAAGAGGTGGGAGAGCCCATCCCTCCTTCTaccaaccaaaatgttacaagaATCCTCCAGATCCCTCATGATCTGGAGCCCTCCATCCTCAACTGCAGTAACATCAAAGCAGAGTACAGACTCAAGGTAAGCACCTGCAGTATGTGGCACCATGTGTGCTTAATATGTGGCTGTGTACAAAAAGTTAAGGCCTcctgaaaaaaaggtgtttgacaatttttcagttcagttcagtttttattttgaacatgtgcaagtaacacaacaaagtaacaaataaaacaaataaaggtGTTTGACAATTGCATGGACATTTACTAATTCAATAAACATCAACATTAAAGTCAATTTGTCCTATGTAAACCAAAATCACACATTTGCCTCAAACTGCTATACAGTCTGTGCAACAAACAGCACCGTCTATCTTACACACTCAATttggaaaggaaagaaaaacacatcacatcaataaaataaatacttttacaaATTTTCATTGTAATCTTTACTGATTTGTTCATTAAACTCCTTCAAATGTTTGCATGACCCGGTTTCAGCAGTACTGGTGGTTGCATTGTCTAATTCCCAGTTGCACCAGCCATGCCAGTGCTGTGTGGAAGTGTGCTCCCCtgtaaaaatagtgtttttgttCCCATACGATGAAAATGCATTGTCAATTAGGAAGAGGCTGGAGTAAATggattttacaattttttaaacaatattttaaagtgATGTTATTTAACTAAGGTATTTATTTTATCCAGTTacttaagaaacaaaaaatatttaaacccaaaccacaatcttttcTGCAACCCAACCAAGTAGCTTTGTTAcagaaagtttttttgtttcaatgcACAACTGCTAAACATGAACTATATATTTAAAACAGTGACCATAATTtgggagaaaatatatttcttttgaAAGTTAATTGAGAATTCAGTTTAGTTTTACGGGTGAGTCATTTTTTGGAGTCAAAGTTGCTAAGACTGAGCAGAGCCCCTCTACGGAGGAAACCATTTCAGCCTCTTCTGTCTCTGGTCTCATTCTTTCAGTCGCTAATCAAAGCTGTGAAATACATAATTATGAACATACAAAATACTGCGGGATAATTCTGGTGTTATAACAACATAGAACAAGGTAacaaggtccttgtaataaccattaattaacaagtaataaggcccttgtaagtccttacaagatgcttattaacattattgtgtgtttataagcttatataagtgttaataagggcattacaaacacccatgacccacccattatgtctttgccatgcctttattcatcttattttgtttgcttattgatattaaaatatactttattgctcatctattataagttaactataagttaactatgctttttgcaactaccggatctaaagcgagaataatgccttattacttgttaattaatggttattaaggaccttattataaagcgttaccaatataACATCATCATGTTTTCCACAGGTCTACCTGGATGTTAAATTTGCTTCAAACCCAGAGATCGGATTTCCCATCGTCATTCTGCCGGCCTCTCAGGTTTCTGCCACGGCACCTCCACCTGCTGACTCTGGCTCTGGATTTTAACCGTTTGGgagccaaaaaaaaaccccaccagcCTGGGGCACTGCACCACCACAGCCACCAACAGCACCCAACGCTTTTGATCCCCCACCTCCCTACGGAGCACATGGACTGTACCCTCCTATTCCAAATTCTTCCAGTACTGGGAATAAGTAATTCCACCTCATCCAGTCAGAggcctctttctccctctctctttctcttaaccctttatcaggcaaagaaccatatttggtaacttgagcggacatctataacaggtctcctcgctCTCTGTGAGCTCATAGCTCATATTATATAAACAGTGCATGTCTTATATTCTCATTATTTGCATCTCTGCTGGCCTCATTTGTAAGTGTTTTAAGATAACATAATATCATGATGTGTTGTTGGCCTGAAACAGTTTGAATCCTACTGGAGTTTCATACATGTTCACATGCTATGaatcattttgtgatatggaTTGTCTATGTTGTAATTTAATGTTTGTCTGTTCTTACAAATGAAATTAATCTGTTCATTCTCCTTAGTtgctctttttgtgtttttttttttttttttttaacattttgtcccTTTTGTTAAGAGTCTAATTCTGTTAAAAGACAtgatatttgttgttgttatttattggaCTGTAAATATAATTGAATTGATGATGTAggccagtggttcccaaactttttcagcTGGGCCCCACTTTTGTAGATTCAAAAATATCAAGGCCCCCCCCCCCAGCCCAACATTGTCTGTAATTAATACAGAACCACAACTTCAGTATGTGACATgtcattaaaaaattaaaataggaACAAGTCACCTTTAGAGTGAAGCATAAAAAGTCACACAGGACTCACTCCTCTATGTCTTTTGACATGTCAGAAATGCGCCTCGCGACAGTATTGTCTGACAGTAGAATAGCCTTTAGTTTGCTGGCTGTTGCTTCATCTATCATAGTTGAAACATATCAATAGCTGAAGGTGGTATTAATTcctcggtaacgctttataatgtccttaataaccattaattaacaagtaataaggcattgttctcgctttagatccggtagttgcaaaaagcatagttaacttatagtagatgagcaataaagtatattttaatatcaattagcaaacaaaataagatgaataaaggcatggcaaagacataatgggtgggtcatgggtgtttgtaatgctattatgaagaattataagatactcatgaggcttttattaatgttcttattatacatatcttatagcctgctattagctgtatgataatgccattattaacacttatataagcatataaacacacaataatgttaataagcatcttgtaaggccttacaagggccttattacttgttaattaatggttattacaaggaccttaatataaagcattaccaatTCCTCTGATATTGTGTGCGGCTTTTTACACTGAGCAACTCTGTACGCTGCTTTGTAGGAGGAGAGTTGAGCATTTACAGGCACAGAAGCTGCTTTAGTCTACAATTGACTcgtttttttctgaataaatcAATAGGCTTCTCTTGTTGTCTTTGTGTTCGGGATGTGAACTCTCTAAGTGGCGTCATAACGTCACAACACACTGCGGTCTCTCTTCATCACTCCTCGTTGTCCTGGTGAAGCCGATGGCGAGATATGCCTCAtcatattttcttgtctttgttttgcTAGTTGTGACATTTGGTGTGGATTCATCTTCTGCTTTTCGTTTAACTGGCAGTACTTACACAAACTTTTTCATAATTTGCTAGCTggcagtgaagaagaaaaatgcatcatttataTTTAACCTCACTGCGCCCCCCCCCCCAGTTTGAAAACCACTGATGTAGGCTATACACTGATGTAGGCTATACACTGGCACCTGCCACTTAGCCAGAGATTTATTGTAAGCTTGTCACTAAGTGCCTATTTATGTTATGCAGTCTGACACACCAAAGAAGATCTTTTTAATGTATCAGGCAACAAATATGGATCTGTAACTGTAGTGGCAATTTTGtccgaaaaaataacaaaattaaacttaaaacaaacttaatcaaaatgccactgatgcaccatgagcgtgtggtgtacgcaggcaaagaaggtgatgtccatgcatgattgttagattttattttgtccattgcgagcaagcaaacaaaagaacaaagaaacatggctcctgctgcctATCTTTGCGCTGGTAAAAAACCATAGGCCCACCCAGGTGCATGACGGCCCTCTGCCTACTCACCTACCTATATAACATCAGGTGCCCACGGTGCCAAcccaaattccataaaacacaaaatataatatgtaaactaaatatgctaaacaataatgatgattaaactaaacaattaactagcaaaacaaaatattatcaaaataaacaaatgtctaaaataatcaaacaatactCATTGTTAATAATGAACTAAACAGACACCTAAATACTACCAAGAACTAAATAGCTCCAACAGTTACTTTATCAGCAAATAAAATCTTCCACTGTATCTTATACTACtgtctgtcattttatttttactggacatttgattttgatttgtatgttttttgcttttaagagttcttctttttttctgtggtaTGCAACATTGTCAATGAACTGATGCTCAGACCAAGAAGTAGGCTAAATAAATGTAGGTCTGGAGTAGAATGACAGGACGAATAAATAGCCCACAAATAAGAGGAGGAGTTACTCTATCAGTTTGCCCCTCGGAGCTGGGACACACCCATCAAGGAAGTTAGAAGTGGGCTTCACCCCTTCTGCTCCAGGTTAAATTTCACTCCACTTTTCCCTGGGAAGTTTCCGTGTAAACTGCGCGCCATGTCTTCCACAGTAAAGAGCCTGAAAGTCACctacaaccctaaccctaataaggAAAACACTTTTACAGACGGCGACTGGGTTTCAGGGAATGTCACGCTGGAAGTGACCAAAGACTGCGAGATGGACTATCTGCTAATTAAATTCAAGGGGAAATCAGAAGTCCTGTGGACCGAGAGGCACGGCAAGACTACTGTTGTTTACCACTCCAAAGACAAGTACTTCAGCTTCAAGCATTACTTAGTCCGAAACAAAGATCACAAAGGTAAGCTCGGTTGCATGCGTTTGtagacatttcaaaataaaggcacatCATGTCCAGATGTCAGCTTGAGATCGCGGGGAAaagcttctgctgctgctttgtcacTTGAACGTTTGCCCTGTTTGCACATATTTAACTGAAAGAGAGCATTTTTACACCAAAAAGATCCTGACATGTAAACAATAAAAGGTTACGAATGCAATAGATGAGATGCATGCACAGAAATAGGCTGATTGATGGTTTTATATGTTAGTACCTTTCAGTCAGTTGacctatatcagggatgggcaacttaaatgctggagggggccacaatttttcgtcgacactaccacagggacACATATAGGAtagtgcacttaaccagatatgatgaaactgcaattttaaatatgtttacagtgcagtaacttattatatttcatgctcaaatgcatgtataacagtataaataggaatacaaaaggtttgaagcaaataaaaaataaccacttactgtgactttttttcagtgcaagaacagcagaccaacattaattgcaagaagtaattttgtacatttttacacaacacttttaagatttcatgctcaaaagcatgtagttgtactgagggccacttcaagtgagggtgtgggccgtatgcgCTGTATTCTTTAAGTGATTTTCTTAAGATTGTAATTACAGTTGgcttgttattattaatttggaCAACCAAAATATGATTCCATTAAATGTCCTCCTCCAGCTAAAATGATTAGTAGATTAATCAATTTGTCAAACGACAGGAAATTAATCAGcaacagtttttaaaattgattaGTGTAAAATAATTGATGTGCCACAAAATTCTCTTCCCCAGCTTTTTGGTTGTGAGGGTTTGTTGGTTTAGTTTGTCTAATGTGAGTGTAAACTAAACTTCTTTTTTGAATTGATGTCAGTTTGGGCTTACAGGAACAGTGTTGGGCATCAGATGTTAAATAGTTCATGTCATGAAGGTAATCGCTGTGCACTGTGATTTTTCTTCAGGAGATGACAACGAAGCACTACTGCCAAACCAGGGTGGAGACACATGTAAGTTGTTCACACGGTCTGTCCCTCCATACAAAGGCCAAGTTCAAACTTGTAAgggttgtgaaaaaaaaaacgtttgaatggttttttttttaaagatttcttcTTGCTCTTCAGACAGCAATGTGATTCCCCTAGGATGCCATATTTACCCATTCCAGTTTCAGATCCCTTGCCAGTAAGTAATCATTCTTTTAATGGTACCATAATGAATCTTTTAGTGTCcagactagggatgggcgtttggaacaaggttattatagttaacgaaaactaatgaaataacgaaaaaactagaatttgaaaaaacattttcgttaactgagataaaaataaaaacgagagtttttaaaaaaaacaataactaactgtaactgtattttgtagttcaaaaactaactaaaattatagtgaaaatgtcctttgttttcgtctttgtcaacttttttcatatgtaaacctttttggttgatatgaaatcaatttcatctatctggttttatgacttaaaaaacttattggggctgagatggatcagacaaaggaaataaaggcaacatggctcccaacaaataccccattgcaaaaaaaagtaaaactaccactaaaactaataaaaaaaaagaaaaaaaaaaagcattttccaaaaaataaaaactaattaaaacgagcaaactcactctaaaaacgaattaaaactaactgaattttaaaacaaaaaatcgcaacgaaattaaaactaaaataaaagaaaaaaccaaaactattataaccttggtttggaagtaacctgccaactcaattatctataatgttaactATCGATTTATcactatgtttttatgtataaaaactgttttgataacggacactttttttattttgaaaggacaaaaagagacttgacCCTGTCAATCTtcaaactaactcaagtgaggtgatactgtaaagataatgtcaaggagttcaatgttttgtgttttagccccagaagaggcatgaggttagttttcacagtaatcttgcatatttaagtgtgttttgtctttaaatacgttttggatcaaattaaacctagtaattcgtgctagcaaggtttgatacagtaagctggTTTTGCTCCCATTAATactgttgtatttctgtgtgttttataattgttattgcagctttctgtttgcaaactgtagctttatccaacttaattctcagctcattggcttattcacgtacggccgcagaactgagcGATCTGCCGTGTTTCAGCTCAGTGAGGACTGATGCGCAGTCAgggataaaattaaataatacacagatcgattaaaaattccatgtgattgactaaattcttaacgaccattaatcgatcatcgattaattattcccatccctagtccaGACTTACTACCACCAATTTACTTTTATTCTGATTGGTGACTCTCTTATACGTGCACTGCAAAGAAATTGTCCAATCAACTTGACATGTCTGTCTGCTCTTGTGCTTCAGGAATACTCCCTCGTCCTTTAAGGGCTCTGTTGGTAAAATTGTGTACCTGCTGGAAGCAAAGCTGAGCAGATCAATGAGGATACCCACGAAAGATTCAACTAAGATCAACTTTGTTGGACAGCCGGACCTGAACAGTTACTCTGGAATAATGGTTTGTTCTAATAAGTTATGTCTT
It contains:
- the LOC131974312 gene encoding arrestin domain-containing protein 4-like, producing MSCNVKSLKVTYNPINKENTFTDGDCVSGHVTLEVTKDCEIDSLLIKFKGKSEVLWSEKHGRSTVYSHSKDKYFSIKHYFIRDPRGDDNQTPLTYQVGDTYSNVVPQGCHVYPFTFQIPSQNTPSSFKGSDGKIVYLLESKLSRSMRMVTKDSTKINFVGKTDLNSYPGLMTPQHKTQDKKMKFFTSGTVSMDVNLEKSAFFQGEGLKVTAYIQNNSSREIKPKYSVHSMHSFFAQGRRRFSMKDIFKEVGEPIPPSTNQNVTRILQIPHDLEPSILNCSNIKAEYRLKVYLDVKFASNPEIGFPIVILPASQVSATAPPPADSGSGF